The following are from one region of the bacterium genome:
- a CDS encoding FG-GAP repeat protein → MKQAHYLHCALLGATVLLAPVVPAIPPDVVIQADGVSQSTLGMSGCNLGDVDGDGIDDLALGASSDDIYPESLVGRAYVFSGADGSLIHEFTSPNPVASGQFGLVATAGDLNGDTKSDLIIGAVGEQGNGITKGGRVYVYSGSDWSLLYTIEAPTPQDTWYFGTAVGLPDVTGDSVPDIMVGSHGTESTPPRLYVFSGTDGSWVRTIDSPNAENYTRLDPLDWIGDLNSDTYPEIIVFANEHVQEVPDTGRVYVFSPADGALLYTFECPSADNVDDFGLRSIAVPDMNSDTVPDILIGSDDEEPTGTGGRGILRFYSGADGSLIDSLENPDPDNIRYFGQTYADIGDFDGDGSEDLVVSVHHDGSPELKEVYLYSTPDLTHFLTIDAPFNIDGYVSPMGIRIDTNEDNKADLVARYSPYTGGTVWIYREKIPRAAVSPAAIDYGSRDPGEGPAAPVDVTILNDGLKALTFTGNEVEITGADAGEFALTLNDPVAPLEPLQQIGATVTFDPNVSGAKSASLQVTTDDPNAPLISVPLTGTGAHPPDEIGGVIYLTTDSGVLQIDPDTGDRFYLVGAEPGSPSENIGYTDVVIENESSLLIAFPDWMARADRTSGEVNYIYGEPLVILRAPISVYIRPNSLVLESPTSALFSGTEAGYWITGMYRLDLTDNTLEEVYTYQTGFIPEVSEYTGMILVEGDAYYAKGVGEEYLVRLDLATGTETVLSSQEIGFGSSGLVLITKLVYSTQDGNFYAGAEDYSSSPIEENLIVQINPSTGNRIVVATMPLGPEPNTSTLTALALADNGDLLALTEGNNDVLYRVDPATGAYTVISRSGIDPVGSGPALNDSTSLYVGLVQDITTLAPTKAAGWLFYE, encoded by the coding sequence ATGAAACAAGCACATTATCTTCACTGCGCTCTGCTGGGCGCGACGGTTCTCTTGGCGCCGGTTGTCCCGGCGATACCGCCTGATGTTGTCATTCAGGCGGATGGCGTCTCCCAATCAACTTTAGGCATGAGCGGGTGCAATCTGGGAGACGTCGATGGGGACGGGATCGACGATCTGGCCCTTGGGGCAAGCTCGGATGACATCTATCCAGAGAGCCTGGTCGGCCGCGCGTACGTCTTCTCCGGTGCCGACGGGTCACTCATCCATGAGTTCACATCGCCCAATCCGGTGGCCTCCGGTCAGTTCGGCCTTGTGGCGACCGCTGGAGACCTGAATGGGGACACCAAGTCGGACCTGATCATTGGGGCCGTCGGCGAGCAGGGAAATGGAATCACAAAGGGCGGCCGTGTTTATGTCTATTCGGGTTCCGATTGGTCGCTTCTCTACACGATTGAGGCCCCAACGCCCCAGGACACGTGGTACTTCGGGACCGCCGTGGGCTTACCCGATGTGACGGGGGATTCGGTGCCCGACATTATGGTGGGCTCCCATGGAACCGAATCGACACCTCCGCGCCTCTACGTGTTCTCCGGAACCGACGGCTCCTGGGTGCGCACGATCGACTCTCCGAACGCGGAAAACTACACCCGCCTGGACCCGCTGGACTGGATCGGTGACCTGAACAGTGATACCTATCCAGAGATCATCGTCTTTGCGAATGAGCACGTTCAAGAAGTTCCGGATACAGGAAGAGTCTACGTCTTCTCTCCCGCCGACGGCGCGCTTCTCTACACGTTCGAATGTCCAAGCGCCGACAATGTGGATGACTTCGGACTTCGCTCCATTGCCGTGCCGGACATGAACTCGGATACAGTACCGGACATCCTGATCGGCTCCGACGATGAAGAACCTACGGGGACGGGCGGACGAGGAATCCTGCGTTTCTACTCGGGAGCGGACGGTTCGCTGATTGACTCGTTGGAGAATCCGGATCCGGACAACATCCGATATTTCGGTCAGACCTACGCAGACATCGGCGACTTCGACGGCGATGGCTCCGAGGATCTCGTCGTCTCCGTCCATCACGACGGCAGTCCGGAGTTGAAGGAGGTATATCTCTATTCGACTCCGGATCTGACGCATTTCCTGACCATCGATGCTCCCTTCAACATTGACGGTTATGTCAGTCCGATGGGCATTCGGATCGATACGAACGAGGACAACAAGGCCGACCTGGTGGCGAGGTACTCTCCGTACACCGGTGGCACCGTCTGGATTTATCGCGAGAAGATTCCGCGCGCGGCGGTTTCGCCGGCGGCCATCGACTACGGGTCTCGGGATCCGGGCGAAGGCCCGGCCGCACCGGTCGACGTGACAATTCTGAATGACGGTCTTAAAGCCCTGACGTTTACGGGCAATGAAGTCGAGATTACTGGGGCCGATGCGGGAGAGTTCGCTCTGACTTTGAACGACCCCGTGGCACCGCTCGAGCCCTTGCAGCAGATCGGTGCAACCGTGACCTTCGACCCAAATGTGTCTGGCGCAAAGTCGGCGTCTCTTCAAGTTACGACGGATGATCCGAATGCGCCTCTCATCAGCGTGCCACTCACTGGCACTGGAGCCCATCCGCCGGACGAGATCGGCGGCGTCATCTACTTAACGACTGATTCCGGTGTCCTGCAAATCGATCCCGACACCGGAGACCGTTTCTATCTCGTAGGTGCCGAGCCCGGCAGCCCATCAGAGAATATCGGCTATACGGACGTCGTCATCGAAAACGAATCGAGCCTGCTGATCGCCTTTCCCGATTGGATGGCGAGGGCAGATCGCACCTCGGGGGAAGTGAACTACATCTACGGGGAGCCATTGGTCATCTTGCGCGCCCCCATCTCCGTCTACATCCGCCCCAACTCACTAGTTCTCGAATCTCCGACATCTGCACTGTTTTCCGGTACCGAGGCCGGCTACTGGATCACTGGAATGTATCGGCTCGACCTGACGGACAACACTCTTGAAGAGGTTTACACATATCAGACGGGCTTTATTCCCGAAGTCAGCGAGTACACCGGTATGATCCTTGTGGAAGGGGATGCGTATTACGCCAAGGGAGTCGGTGAAGAGTATCTTGTGCGACTCGATCTTGCGACTGGGACCGAGACGGTTCTGAGTAGCCAGGAGATAGGTTTCGGAAGCAGCGGACTTGTGCTGATCACAAAACTCGTCTACTCCACCCAGGATGGCAACTTCTATGCGGGAGCCGAAGACTATAGTTCCTCTCCCATCGAGGAAAACCTGATCGTGCAGATTAACCCTTCGACTGGTAATCGCATTGTTGTCGCCACGATGCCCTTGGGACCGGAGCCGAATACGTCGACATTGACGGCGCTGGCGCTTGCCGACAACGGCGACCTGCTTGCACTGACTGAAGGCAATAACGACGTGCTCTACCGGGTCGACCCGGCGACGGGTGCGTACACGGTGATTTCTCGATCCGGGATCGACCCAGTGGGGAGCGGTCCAGCTCTGAATGACTCGACATCGCTGTATGTAGGACTGGTGCAGGACATCACCACCTTGGCCCCAACCAAGGCCGCCGGCTGGCTGTTTTACGAGTAG
- a CDS encoding 2-isopropylmalate synthase yields MSKNSSEDRIIIFDTTLRDGEQSPGCSMNLREKLAVAHQLARLGVDVMEAGFPISSPGDFESVHQIAKTVGVQDNAPTIAGLARARPKDIERCWEAVAPANKPRIHTFIATSPIHMEYKLRMEPAAVIKAAAEMVALARSLCEDVEFSLEDAGRTEWPFMVEITQAAIEAGATTINVPDTVGYCQPHQFAEQIRYLRENCPNIDQAIISVHCHNDLGLAVANSLAAVAEGARQIECTINGIGERAGNASLEEIVMNFKTRHDSFGIDTKVNTEEIYRTSRLVSDMTGSRVQPNKAIVGANAFAHEAGIHQDGVLKHAQTYEIMTPESVGWTGEGLVMGKHSGRHAFRMRVQGLGYHLEEAEFESAFERFKEVCDKKKEVYEDDLIALVDEVLYKGSAKWELSSLNVMSGTGKIATATVCVNFDGDERCDAAMGDGPVDATFQAIDRITDNDVKLVDYSLEAVTGGRDALGRVTVVIEREGQRQVRGRAVSTDVVLASAKAYINALNSLHVQESLAAQRGEERQDEEPAMTP; encoded by the coding sequence ATGTCGAAGAATAGCTCCGAAGATCGCATCATCATTTTCGATACAACCTTGCGCGACGGCGAACAGTCTCCCGGCTGTAGCATGAACCTGCGCGAGAAACTGGCCGTTGCGCATCAGCTCGCACGCCTCGGCGTCGACGTCATGGAAGCCGGCTTCCCGATCAGCTCGCCCGGCGACTTTGAATCCGTCCACCAGATCGCCAAGACCGTCGGCGTTCAGGACAACGCTCCGACCATCGCCGGCCTGGCGCGCGCTCGCCCCAAAGACATCGAGCGCTGCTGGGAAGCCGTCGCGCCCGCAAACAAACCCCGCATCCATACGTTCATCGCCACGTCGCCGATTCATATGGAGTACAAGCTGCGCATGGAGCCCGCCGCCGTGATCAAGGCCGCCGCCGAGATGGTCGCCCTCGCCCGCTCCCTGTGCGAAGATGTCGAGTTCTCCCTCGAGGACGCCGGCCGCACCGAGTGGCCCTTCATGGTCGAGATCACCCAGGCCGCCATCGAAGCCGGCGCGACGACGATCAACGTTCCTGACACCGTCGGCTACTGCCAGCCGCATCAGTTCGCCGAGCAGATTCGCTACCTGCGCGAAAACTGCCCGAACATCGATCAGGCTATCATCAGCGTGCACTGCCACAACGACCTCGGACTGGCGGTTGCCAACTCACTGGCCGCCGTCGCCGAAGGCGCACGCCAGATCGAATGCACCATCAACGGCATCGGCGAACGCGCCGGCAACGCATCGCTCGAAGAAATCGTCATGAACTTCAAGACGCGCCACGACTCCTTCGGAATCGATACGAAGGTGAACACCGAAGAGATCTACCGCACGTCCCGCCTCGTATCGGACATGACCGGTTCGCGCGTCCAACCGAACAAGGCCATCGTCGGCGCCAATGCCTTCGCGCACGAAGCCGGCATTCACCAGGACGGCGTCCTGAAGCACGCGCAGACCTACGAAATCATGACGCCCGAATCCGTCGGCTGGACCGGCGAAGGCCTCGTCATGGGCAAGCACTCCGGCCGCCACGCCTTCCGCATGCGCGTCCAGGGCCTCGGCTATCATCTCGAAGAGGCGGAATTCGAATCCGCCTTCGAGCGCTTCAAGGAGGTCTGCGACAAGAAGAAGGAAGTCTACGAGGACGACCTGATCGCGCTCGTCGACGAAGTCCTCTACAAGGGCTCTGCGAAGTGGGAACTCTCATCGCTGAACGTCATGTCTGGCACCGGCAAGATTGCAACGGCCACCGTGTGCGTGAACTTCGATGGCGACGAACGTTGTGATGCCGCCATGGGCGACGGCCCCGTCGATGCGACCTTCCAGGCCATCGATCGCATCACCGATAACGACGTGAAGCTCGTCGACTACTCGCTGGAAGCCGTCACCGGCGGACGCGATGCCCTCGGCCGTGTCACAGTCGTTATCGAACGCGAAGGCCAACGCCAGGTCCGCGGCCGCGCCGTCAGCACAGACGTCGTCCTGGCCTCCGCAAAGGCCTACATCAACGCCCTCAACAGCCTGCACGTCCAGGAAAGCCTCGCCGCCCAACGCGGCGAAGAGAGACAAGACGAAGAACCCGCCATGACGCCCTGA
- a CDS encoding GxxExxY protein yields MQFDPLSRRVIGCAIEVHRELGPGLLENTYENCLMREFELAGISAKHQLALPVRYKGVDIDCAYRIDILVEDELVLELKSVEALLPIHEAQLLTYLKLAKMRTGLLINFNSEVLKDGIKRRVL; encoded by the coding sequence ATGCAGTTCGATCCGCTTTCCCGCAGAGTCATAGGTTGTGCGATTGAAGTACATCGTGAGTTGGGTCCGGGGTTGCTCGAAAATACATACGAAAACTGCCTGATGCGAGAGTTCGAACTGGCGGGGATTTCGGCCAAGCACCAACTTGCCCTGCCCGTTCGCTACAAAGGCGTCGATATCGACTGTGCCTATCGAATAGACATTCTTGTGGAGGACGAGCTTGTTCTCGAACTCAAGTCCGTGGAAGCGCTCCTTCCGATCCACGAAGCGCAGCTCCTCACATACTTGAAACTAGCCAAGATGCGGACTGGTCTCCTCATAAACTTCAACTCAGAAGTCCTTAAAGATGGGATCAAGAGGCGCGTTCTTTGA
- the thiD gene encoding bifunctional hydroxymethylpyrimidine kinase/phosphomethylpyrimidine kinase produces the protein MTSSPPKILTIAGSDSGGGAGIQADLKTIDAHRCYGLSVITALTAQNTRGVQSVHDVPREFVREQLDAVLSDIGCDAAKTGMLSQPGVIEEVADRLATFGVTKLVVDPVMISKSGHRLLQPDAIGALKSRLIPMARVITPNAPEAAELVGFPVETVEDARRAATALAKLGPRAVLVKGGHISDRDEMVDVLWEPSGIREFVGARLDARHTHGTGCTLSSAIACGLGMGLELSTAVERARDYLIGAIKNAYEVGGGISPVNHLWNIRSGDAGV, from the coding sequence ATGACGTCATCCCCCCCCAAGATCCTCACCATCGCCGGCAGTGACAGTGGCGGCGGCGCCGGTATCCAGGCCGACCTCAAGACGATTGATGCGCATCGCTGCTACGGCCTCAGCGTCATCACGGCTCTCACAGCGCAGAACACACGCGGCGTGCAGAGCGTCCACGACGTCCCGCGCGAGTTCGTGCGCGAACAACTCGATGCTGTGCTCAGCGACATCGGCTGCGACGCTGCAAAGACCGGCATGCTTTCACAACCCGGCGTGATCGAGGAAGTCGCCGATCGCCTGGCAACCTTCGGAGTCACGAAACTCGTCGTCGACCCCGTGATGATTTCAAAGAGCGGCCATCGCCTGCTCCAGCCCGACGCGATCGGCGCATTGAAGTCGCGCCTGATTCCGATGGCGCGCGTGATCACACCGAACGCACCCGAAGCCGCCGAACTCGTCGGCTTTCCCGTCGAAACCGTCGAAGACGCCCGCCGCGCCGCGACGGCTTTGGCGAAACTCGGCCCGCGCGCTGTCCTCGTCAAAGGCGGACACATTTCCGACCGCGACGAAATGGTCGATGTCTTGTGGGAGCCGTCCGGCATCCGCGAATTCGTCGGCGCTCGCCTTGATGCGCGCCACACGCACGGCACCGGCTGCACCCTCAGCTCCGCCATCGCCTGCGGCCTCGGAATGGGCCTCGAACTCTCCACCGCCGTCGAACGCGCCCGCGATTACCTCATCGGAGCAATAAAGAACGCCTACGAAGTCGGCGGCGGCATCAGCCCCGTCAACCACTTGTGGAACATCCGCTCGGGGGATGCGGGTGTATAG
- a CDS encoding GxxExxY protein, which produces MKQYDAPNADLTQRIIGCAYHVSNTLGSGFLEKVYENALMIALEKANLKAEQQKPIDVYYEDFLVGQFAADILVEDGVILELKCVSELANIHTAQCLNYLKATGLKTCLLLNFNKAKVEVKRVSL; this is translated from the coding sequence ATGAAACAATACGACGCTCCCAACGCTGACTTGACCCAGAGAATCATCGGGTGCGCGTACCATGTTTCCAACACACTCGGGAGCGGATTCCTTGAGAAGGTCTACGAGAATGCGCTCATGATCGCCCTCGAAAAGGCAAATCTGAAAGCCGAGCAACAGAAGCCCATCGACGTGTATTATGAAGACTTTCTCGTCGGACAGTTCGCCGCGGACATACTTGTTGAAGACGGCGTCATTCTGGAACTGAAGTGTGTCAGTGAACTCGCCAACATCCACACCGCCCAATGCCTAAACTACCTGAAGGCAACCGGCCTCAAGACCTGCTTGCTGCTCAACTTCAACAAAGCGAAAGTCGAAGTGAAACGAGTAAGCCTCTAG
- a CDS encoding MBL fold metallo-hydrolase gives MTMKATLMGTGTSTGVPSIGCDCPTCTSDDPRDKRLRAGLLIRDTEGENPRAFLVDCGPDFRQQALHYKIQRLDGLLLTHSHFDHIAGIDDLRIYNFRQKQMLPVYALENTLQDLSRRYDYIFHPPQKGGGVASLDLIPIVGPFTFLGMRIIPLPAKHGILDIVGFRFGDFVYMTDASYLPPETMDLMRGCKTLVLNMLRRKPHSTHFCFDEAVEIAREIGAKQTWFIHMAHQLKHAETDAELPEGMNLAWDGVEFEFECE, from the coding sequence GTGACGATGAAAGCAACATTGATGGGGACGGGGACATCGACGGGAGTGCCGTCGATCGGTTGCGATTGTCCCACGTGTACGTCCGACGACCCGCGTGACAAACGACTGCGCGCGGGATTGCTAATCCGCGATACCGAAGGCGAAAATCCGCGCGCGTTCCTTGTCGATTGCGGTCCGGATTTTCGCCAACAGGCATTGCATTACAAAATCCAGCGCCTCGACGGATTGCTGCTCACGCACTCGCACTTCGATCATATCGCGGGCATCGACGATTTGCGGATTTATAATTTCCGGCAGAAACAAATGCTGCCCGTGTACGCGCTCGAAAACACGCTGCAGGACCTGTCGCGACGCTACGATTATATTTTCCATCCGCCTCAGAAGGGTGGCGGCGTCGCCTCCCTCGACCTGATCCCCATTGTCGGCCCATTTACATTTCTCGGAATGCGCATCATCCCCCTGCCCGCGAAGCACGGCATCCTCGACATCGTCGGATTCCGCTTTGGCGATTTCGTTTACATGACCGATGCCAGCTACCTGCCTCCCGAGACCATGGACCTGATGCGTGGCTGCAAAACGCTCGTCCTGAACATGCTGCGGCGCAAACCGCACTCCACGCACTTCTGCTTCGACGAAGCCGTCGAAATCGCTCGAGAAATCGGCGCGAAACAAACCTGGTTCATTCACATGGCTCACCAACTCAAACACGCCGAAACTGACGCCGAGCTCCCCGAAGGGATGAACCTCGCATGGGACGGCGTAGAATTTGAATTCGAGTGCGAGTGA
- a CDS encoding glutamine--tRNA ligase/YqeY domain fusion protein, which translates to MSTPSNSEAAETKSSGKDFVRTKVEEDRRAGKWDGRVVTRFPPEPNGFLHIGHAKSICLNFGIAAEYGGRCHLRFDDTNPTKEESAYVESIIRDIKWLGWDWGEHLHYASDYFEQLYEWAVKLIEMGKAYVDDLSAEEIREHRGTLKEPGRPSPHRDRSVEENLDLFARMRNGEFPDGTRTLRAKIDMAHPNLNMRDPVLYRILHASHHRTGDKWSIYPMYDFAHGQSDSIEEITHSICTLEFADHRPLYNWFLETLEIYHPEQTEFARLNLTYTVMSKRKLLELVREGHVNGWDDPRMPTISGMRRRGYPSESIRNFCDRIGVAKANSVVDIQLLEHCVREHLNKVAPRIMAVTRPLRVVIENYPEDKEEFLEAVNNPEDESAGKRGVPFSRILYLEREDFMEDPPKKFFRLAPGREVRLRYAYFITCNEVVKDENGEVVELRCTYDPETRGGDAPDGRRVKATLHWVSARHALPAEVRMYDKLFMTEDPNDVPEDGDWRDNLNPDSLEVVKECYIEPSVAGAEPETIYQFERLGYFCVDADTSSDCAVFNRTVPLRDSWAKAQKSKK; encoded by the coding sequence ATGAGTACGCCCAGCAATTCGGAAGCTGCCGAAACAAAATCGAGCGGCAAAGACTTCGTCCGCACAAAGGTCGAAGAAGACCGCCGCGCCGGCAAATGGGACGGCCGGGTCGTCACCCGCTTCCCGCCCGAGCCCAACGGCTTCCTGCACATCGGACACGCCAAGTCCATCTGCCTCAACTTTGGAATCGCCGCCGAGTACGGCGGCCGCTGCCACCTGCGCTTCGATGACACGAACCCGACCAAGGAAGAATCCGCCTACGTCGAATCCATCATCCGCGATATCAAGTGGCTGGGCTGGGACTGGGGCGAACACCTCCATTACGCCTCCGACTACTTCGAGCAGCTCTACGAGTGGGCCGTCAAACTCATCGAGATGGGCAAAGCCTACGTCGACGATCTTTCCGCCGAGGAAATCCGCGAGCACCGCGGCACCCTGAAAGAGCCCGGCCGCCCGAGCCCGCACCGCGATCGCAGCGTCGAGGAAAACCTCGACCTGTTCGCTCGCATGCGGAACGGCGAGTTCCCCGATGGCACGCGCACTCTCCGCGCGAAGATCGACATGGCCCATCCGAACCTCAACATGCGCGATCCGGTGCTCTATCGCATTCTGCACGCATCGCATCACCGCACGGGCGACAAGTGGTCCATCTATCCGATGTACGACTTCGCCCACGGACAGTCCGATTCGATCGAAGAGATCACACACTCCATCTGCACGCTCGAGTTCGCCGATCACCGGCCGCTCTATAACTGGTTCCTCGAAACGCTCGAGATTTATCATCCCGAGCAGACGGAATTTGCACGCCTCAACCTGACCTACACCGTAATGAGCAAACGCAAACTGCTCGAGCTCGTCCGCGAAGGTCACGTCAACGGTTGGGACGATCCGCGCATGCCAACCATCTCCGGAATGCGCCGCCGCGGCTATCCCTCCGAGTCGATTCGCAATTTCTGCGATCGTATTGGCGTCGCCAAAGCAAACAGCGTCGTCGACATTCAACTGCTTGAGCATTGCGTGCGCGAGCACCTGAACAAAGTCGCGCCGCGCATCATGGCGGTTACGCGACCGCTGCGTGTCGTCATTGAGAACTACCCCGAGGACAAGGAGGAGTTCCTGGAAGCCGTCAACAACCCCGAAGACGAATCGGCGGGCAAGCGCGGCGTTCCATTCTCGCGGATTCTCTACCTCGAACGCGAGGACTTCATGGAAGATCCGCCGAAGAAATTCTTCCGGCTCGCGCCCGGCCGCGAAGTGCGCCTGCGCTATGCGTACTTCATCACCTGCAACGAAGTCGTGAAGGACGAAAACGGCGAAGTCGTCGAACTGCGCTGCACGTACGATCCGGAAACCCGCGGCGGCGATGCGCCCGACGGGCGCCGCGTGAAGGCAACCCTCCACTGGGTCTCCGCGCGACACGCCCTGCCTGCGGAAGTGCGCATGTACGACAAACTCTTCATGACCGAAGATCCGAACGACGTTCCCGAAGACGGCGATTGGCGCGACAACCTCAATCCCGACTCACTCGAAGTCGTGAAGGAGTGTTACATCGAACCGAGCGTCGCAGGCGCGGAGCCAGAGACGATTTATCAGTTCGAACGTCTTGGCTATTTCTGCGTCGACGCCGACACCTCGTCCGATTGCGCAGTCTTCAACCGCACTGTGCCGCTGCGCGATTCGTGGGCCAAGGCTCAGAAATCGAAGAAGTAA
- a CDS encoding VCBS repeat-containing protein yields the protein MMSTSQAGAQDWRGFSSFSSYSAGTVPYDVVVGDFNGDNIADLAVANATSHDLSILLGNGIGGVGNGTFSTAVNYGADNRPVALVTGDFDGDGIPDLAAANGNSSNVSVLLGNGSGGIGDGTFGSAVNYAVGNGPAGIATGDFDSDDIIDLVVTNSGANSLSVLLGDGSGGVGDGTFTSSGTYGTGTSPTTVATGDFNGDDITDLVVSNSNSSNVSVLLGDGASGTGDGTFALAANYAAGSGAFDVITGDFNDDGIADLAVSNSLAAGISVLLGNGSGGIGDGTFASQVIYGVGPSPYCVVAGDFDSDGIVDLAAANFNSDDVSILFGNGSGGVGDGTFAAMVNYAVDSGPYGLATGDFNGDGFVDLVVPSVDSDVVSILLNLGLTMPVLGLNPPSLNFGDIELGGSSASLATVLGNTGDADLLSTATLSDDGGGAFALSVSPISPLTAGTTTSLEVEFMPPGLGPYSGEVSLATNTSSGTVLVALAGTGVDTQAPTSAATGPTGSLVQASAIIEVTFAASDNAGGSGVASVELFYSRNASAFSSAGTFSSSPVAFDSASAGGDGTYEFYTVASDVAGNTEIAPASADISVIFSDTTAVLDWKVLDR from the coding sequence TTGATGTCCACTTCGCAGGCAGGGGCGCAGGACTGGCGAGGCTTTTCGTCTTTCTCCTCCTACAGCGCGGGGACCGTTCCCTATGATGTCGTGGTCGGGGATTTCAACGGCGACAACATCGCGGATCTGGCTGTCGCGAACGCCACATCGCATGATCTCTCGATCTTGCTTGGAAATGGGATCGGAGGCGTTGGAAATGGGACGTTCTCGACTGCGGTGAACTACGGGGCGGACAATCGTCCTGTCGCCCTGGTGACCGGAGATTTCGATGGGGACGGCATCCCGGATCTGGCCGCAGCAAACGGGAATTCGAGCAATGTGTCCGTGCTGTTGGGCAACGGTAGCGGTGGGATTGGCGACGGGACATTTGGGTCGGCCGTCAATTACGCCGTAGGGAATGGCCCAGCGGGAATTGCAACCGGAGATTTCGACAGCGATGATATTATCGATCTCGTCGTGACAAACAGCGGGGCAAACAGTCTGTCCGTATTGCTCGGTGACGGCAGCGGGGGCGTGGGAGATGGGACCTTCACCTCCAGCGGTACATATGGGACTGGCACGAGTCCGACGACTGTTGCCACCGGGGACTTCAATGGCGACGACATCACCGACCTCGTGGTCTCAAACTCGAACTCAAGCAATGTTTCCGTTCTGTTGGGAGATGGCGCTTCCGGCACTGGAGATGGGACATTCGCCCTGGCTGCGAATTACGCTGCCGGCAGCGGCGCGTTCGATGTCATCACAGGAGACTTCAACGACGACGGTATCGCGGACCTGGCCGTTTCTAATTCTCTGGCAGCAGGCATTTCTGTACTGCTGGGAAATGGCTCTGGAGGAATTGGAGATGGGACCTTCGCCAGCCAAGTCATTTATGGTGTGGGGCCTTCGCCGTATTGCGTGGTTGCTGGGGACTTCGATAGCGATGGGATCGTCGACTTGGCAGCGGCCAATTTCAACTCGGATGACGTCTCTATTCTGTTCGGAAACGGGAGCGGCGGAGTCGGCGATGGGACGTTTGCGGCCATGGTGAACTACGCTGTCGATTCCGGACCTTACGGCTTGGCAACGGGCGACTTCAATGGCGACGGATTTGTGGATCTGGTTGTGCCGAGCGTTGATTCGGATGTTGTCTCTATTCTGCTGAATCTTGGACTGACCATGCCTGTGCTTGGGTTGAATCCGCCGTCATTGAACTTCGGAGACATCGAGCTCGGAGGTTCGAGCGCATCTCTCGCGACTGTTCTGGGGAACACCGGCGACGCCGATCTTCTTTCCACGGCAACGCTTTCCGATGATGGGGGCGGGGCCTTTGCGCTCAGCGTCTCGCCGATAAGCCCACTGACAGCAGGCACAACGACGAGCCTGGAGGTTGAGTTCATGCCCCCCGGCCTCGGCCCCTATTCGGGCGAGGTTTCCCTCGCGACCAACACGAGCAGCGGGACCGTACTTGTGGCACTGGCAGGGACCGGGGTGGATACCCAGGCACCTACAAGTGCGGCGACCGGCCCGACAGGCTCTCTGGTTCAGGCGTCGGCGATCATCGAGGTGACATTCGCCGCATCCGATAATGCGGGAGGAAGCGGTGTGGCGAGCGTAGAGCTGTTCTACTCCAGGAATGCTTCCGCATTCTCGAGTGCAGGGACGTTTTCCAGTTCTCCGGTTGCCTTTGACTCTGCGAGCGCGGGGGGCGATGGGACCTATGAGTTTTACACGGTGGCGTCTGATGTTGCCGGGAATACGGAGATTGCGCCAGCGTCGGCAGACATTTCCGTGATTTTCAGCGATACCACGGCGGTGTTGGATTGGAAGGTCCTGGATCGTTAG
- a CDS encoding TRL-like family protein, giving the protein MRRWILALVCACTLFCTGCVGYFAPVMPPQGGLFTAVSAPLDTDVDETPVGYAMGKSTAVCIFGLFAFGDASVTSAARNGGLEQIDHVDYSYLNILFIYQGFTTKAYGE; this is encoded by the coding sequence ATGCGACGTTGGATTTTGGCGCTTGTTTGCGCCTGTACACTGTTCTGCACCGGATGCGTGGGGTATTTCGCCCCCGTGATGCCGCCCCAGGGCGGTCTGTTCACGGCCGTGTCGGCTCCGCTGGATACGGACGTTGACGAGACGCCGGTGGGTTACGCGATGGGCAAGTCCACCGCGGTCTGCATTTTCGGCCTGTTTGCGTTCGGCGATGCGAGCGTGACGTCGGCGGCCCGCAACGGTGGGTTGGAGCAGATCGATCACGTGGATTATTCGTATCTGAATATTCTGTTCATCTACCAGGGCTTCACGACGAAAGCTTACGGGGAATGA